CGGCTTTTGTTTTTGAGAAATCAAAAAATGATACGGCTATACAGCAATTTATAAGCATTGTATATCCGTACAACGGAAACAAAACTCCCCAAATTAGCCTTCAGCCCAATGCAGGCAATGACTTTGAAAAAGGAAACATCAATTTAACGATTACAATTGATGGCAAAAAAAGCGAAATCAAAACAACTTTGCAATAACAAATACATAATGCCAATATGGTTTCTTATTTCTAATTCCGATTAGAAATAAGAAAACTTGGTTACATATAAAATCATAAAGCATTATGAAAAAGAATATTCCCTTCAAACTTATTATTGCGAGTGTGGCATTCATAATTACAGCATCCTGTAGTAAAGATGACAATGACGATTCTAAACCCGAAGAACCCGCACAAGCTGTAAACGATACGATTTTAAATGTGAATTACGAAACAGGCGAATTTACGTCAGGAATTACAGGTATAACAGGTACTCACGCCACTGCTGCTGATGCCGTTTTTATGACTTCACCCGGAAGTACTGGAAAATATGCTGTTGCGCATAAAGTTACACTTGGCGATACTAGTTATTTTTCTGATGGTGCTTACCGCAGTGAATCTGATGCTGTTTCTTTGGCAAAATATCGTTATGCTCCAGGAGACGAACACCGATATGAAGTCAGCATATTGTTAAAAGACTGGCAATCGTGGAATGGCACAGATCCTGCTTACGGTGATAATATTTTTCAGCTAAAAATGTCCGACAATCAGTTATTGCCTCTCAGAATCCTTACTAAACGTAATGCTATCGTGGCCAGAAACTACCAATATCAGGACAATTTAATTACGGATTATCGTCCTTATATCAATCAATGGATCAAGTTTCGTGTTGAGGTAAAATGGGCAGTTGATAATACCGGATATATGAAAATATTCGCCAAACTTCCCGACCAATCCGACTATAAGCTTTTACTGGAACGCACAAATTTTACCACATTCACAGGCAATCCGGCAGTTGGAAATGTAGGTTATTTAAAATGGGGCGTTTACCGGGAAGCCGGAGAAGATGCCAATGGCAATGTAATTACCAGCGATAATGTTCTAACTCGCATTGCTTATCATGATGATATCAGAATCATCAAACTTCCTTTAAAATAGCTTTAGCTTTACTTCTTAGATCTTTTAAAAGGTTTTTACTTGTAAACTTGTCAAATATAGCTCGTGGTTTCAACCACGGGGATACAATATTATCACGTCTTATGTTGTGTTCCCGTGGTTGAAACCAAGGGCTATGTTTAAAGATAGGAATTAACAGCTTGTCATCTCTGACAATGATTGTGGTTATTTTGAGTGAAACTAAGTTCCTTACACCCTTGGTTCCAAACTTTGACAAAGATCTATAAACACAAGAATAAACCCGTTTAAACCCGCGTCATCCACGTGTCATTAAATCCAATTTTACGATCTTTTATTCGTGAGATTGCTTCGTTCCTCGCAATGACTTCAGCCTCATACGCGTGCCATTAAACGCATATTTCTTCGCAATGCTACTTCCCTGGTTTTAAATACATAAGTTTTATCTGAATTAAATAAACAAGCCGATAAATCAATTGATAAAAATCACATCAAAAAGTGAATATCTCCATTAACATTTTGCTCTGTTTCACTTAACGATTATCCAACACAAAGCATTTCAAAATTGATTAGTAATTACGGGACTATATTATAAAATCATTTTGCAATAAAACACCTTAAAACGCTGATTTTTCCTTTGTTTACGGGGTACGAAAACGTTGTATTAATCAAAATCAATAGCATTTTGGACGTATTCAAAACTGTCCTGTATACCCGATTTATATATTTGTTTTAATTAAAACCAAAAAAAACATGACTAATCCAAGACAAATGAACCGACTTCTAAAAAATCTATTTTTATGTACCAGACGCAAAATTCCCCAGTCCTATTTTCAAGTTAATAAATTGTTATAATTTTCGCCTTAATCCATATTAGCTTTGCAAAAATTATTGGATAAACATCTTTTGAAATCCATGCAAAAATTAAGATCGATTTGCGTAACAACATACAGACTCAACTTAAATCATATCAATAGGAAATAAATCTTCAGACTTATTCCCATCTAAAAATAAATTATGAAAAGGACTATATACTTATTCTTGCTTCTGGCAACATGCAAAATGATGTATGCGCAGGATATTATTACCGTAAAAGGTGTAGTAACAGATTCGCAGAGCATTCCAATGCCGGGAACAACCGTTTCTGAAAAAGGAACCAAAAATTCTACCGTTACTTCTATGGATGGAAATTATCAAATTAAAGTAAAGCCCAATGCCATATTGGTTTTCTCTTTTATTGGAACAAAAACCAAAGAAGAACACGTAAAAAACAGAACACTTATTAATGTCAAATTAATTGACGATGCCAATAATCTAGATGAAGTAGTTGTGGTAGGTTACGGTACAAAAAGCCGAAAAGATCTCACAGGCGCAGTATCTTCTGTAAAAGGAACCGAACTTGCAAAAGTTCCCGTGCAAAATGTGGCGCAGGCTTTACAAGGTCGTATTGCTGGTATGCAGGTTACAATGCCTGACGGAACACCAGGAGCTGAACCATCGCTTAGAATTAGAGGCGGAACTTCTATCACACAAAGCAACGAGCCTTTGTATGTGGTTGACGGAGTAGCGCAAACAGGAGGTTTAGGTTTTATTGATCCTATGGATGTTGAATCTATGGATGTTTTAAAAGATGCTTCTTCTACCTCAATTTATGGTGCTCAAGGTGCAAACGGAGTCGTTTTGGTTACCACCAAAAAACCAAAGGGCGGAAAACTAACCATTAACTATGATGCTTATGGCGGAATAAAAACAATTGCCAAAACACTTCCGGTTTTAAATCCGTATCAATACACACAATTATTATATGAAGCTGCAACAGACGACGCAAGACTACAGAAATTTACCAACACTTTTGGCACTTACGACGAACTAGAAGGTTTATATAAAGACCGAAAAGGTATCGACTGGCAGGATGAAGTTTTTGGAAATGCCGTAGAAAGCCAATATCATAAAATAAGTATCAGCGGAGGCGAAAACGATACCAGATACAACGCTTTTTATTCTGTAAATAACGATCAGGGAATTATGCTAGGAAGCGCTTCAGTAAAAAACATTGCAAAACTAAACGTAATCAATACCATCAGTAAAAAATTCTCTGTAAATGCGATTGTGAATTACTCTAATCAAAAAGTAACCGGATTATCTACCGGCGATGGTGGAAATGCAAGATTAAGCATGCTACAAAATTTACTACAATACAGGCCAACAATTGGAAAAACAGGATCTGATGAAGATTTAAAAACTTTATTCGTTGATCCGTTAGACAATC
The sequence above is drawn from the Flavobacterium sp. N2038 genome and encodes:
- a CDS encoding polysaccharide lyase; amino-acid sequence: MKKNIPFKLIIASVAFIITASCSKDDNDDSKPEEPAQAVNDTILNVNYETGEFTSGITGITGTHATAADAVFMTSPGSTGKYAVAHKVTLGDTSYFSDGAYRSESDAVSLAKYRYAPGDEHRYEVSILLKDWQSWNGTDPAYGDNIFQLKMSDNQLLPLRILTKRNAIVARNYQYQDNLITDYRPYINQWIKFRVEVKWAVDNTGYMKIFAKLPDQSDYKLLLERTNFTTFTGNPAVGNVGYLKWGVYREAGEDANGNVITSDNVLTRIAYHDDIRIIKLPLK